The genome window GGAGCACGCTCGTCGCGCGCCCGGCGGAGAGCTCCCAGTTCGTCGGGAAGGGAGCGCCGGGCTGGCGGAAGTCGGCGTGGCCCTCGATCGACACCTGGTACTGCTCCGGCGCCAGCACCGGGCCGATGTCGTCCAGGACGTGGACGGCGGTCGCGCTCAGGTCCGCCTTGTTCGAATCGAAGAACGTCGAGCTGCCGACCAGGCCGATCGTGAGCCCGCGCGCGTCGATCTTCATCTGGACCGCGTTCTGCAGACCGTCCCGCGTCAGGCTAGCCTGGATGCGGTCCTTCAGCTTCTGCAGGTTCTGCGCCTCCTGCTGGGCCAGCGCGAAGTCGGTCGTCGAGCCGTTGTCCTTCACGTGCGCCGGGGGGACCACGACGCCGGTCGCCGTGTCGACCTTCTCCGTCTTCACCTGGCCGAAGCCGGTGGCGAGCGAGTTCTTCAGCTGCTCGAACTTCTTGGCGTCCACCGTCGACATCGCGAACAGCACGATGAACATGCACATGAGCACGGTGACCATGTCCATGTAGGAGGCCATCCAGCGCTCCTCGTTCTCGTGCTCCTCCTCTGGCTCGTGCTTGCGACGGCGGGCGGACACGTCAGGCCGCTTCCTTCTCCGGGGCGGGGACGGCCTTGGGCGCCTTAGCGGGCTTCGCGCCGTCGCCGCCCGGCACCATCGCGCGCAGGCGCTCGCCGAGGAGGCGCGGCTGGCTGCCGGCCTGGACGGCGAGCACGCCCTCCATGAGCAGCGTCATCCGGTCGACGTCGAGCTCGGAGAGCCGGCGCAGCCGGTTGCCGATCGGCAGCCACAGGAAGTTCGCCGAGAGCAGGCCCCACAGCGTCGCGACGAACGCGCTGGCGATCATCGGACCCAGCTCGGCCGGCTTCGACAGGTTCTCCAGCACGTGGGTCAGCGACACGACCGTGCCGATGATGCCGATGGTCGGGGCGTAGCCGCCCATGGTGGAGAAGAACTTCGCGGCGACGCGGTCGGACTTCGAGCGCGTCGCGATCTCGTCCTCCAGCAGGACGCGCAGCTCGTCGCCGTCGGTGCCGTCCGCGATGTTCTGCAGTGCGCGCTTGAGGAACGGGTCGTCGATGCCGTCGGCCTCCTGCTCCATCGCCAGCAGGCCGTTGGCTCGCGCCTTCTCGGCGAGCCCGACGACCTGGTCGATGACCTTCTGCGGCGGCTCGATCTTGCCGCGGAACGCGCGCGGGAGCGCCTTGACCGCGGTGAGGAAGTCCTTGAGCGTGCCGCTGGCGATGCCGACGGCGATGGTCGCGCCGAAGACGAGAACCATCGGCGCGGGCAGCACCAATGAGGTCAGGTGGGCGCCCTCGATGGTGACCATCGCCACGACGGCGCCGAAGGCCAGGACGATCCCGATGATCGTTGCCGGATCCATGGTGAGTCTCCTCGTTACTTCTTCCTGGCCCGGAGCGGGACGGCGGGGGCGGCGGCCTGGTCGGGAACAGGCGCGGGGACGGGCCGGGGGCCCGAGGCGGGGAGGTCGTGCGCGAGCGCGATGACCCTGGCACGGTACGCGGCGATCTTCTCGATGACCTCGGCCATCGACTCGGTGACGATGAACTTGGCACCGTCGACCATCACGAGCGTGGTGTCCGGACTCGCGTGGATGCGTTCGATGAGGTCGGGGTTGACCGCGAACTGGCTGTCGTTCAATCGGGTGACGACGATCATGGCTGCGAATCCTGGTCTCGGCTCCGGGTGAGCCGTCACAGGGGCACTATCGGCGCGCTCCGGTCGGTCGTTAGGGGGACCGGCAGGGATCGGTGCGGATTCGCCGTGCTCGGACCCGATCCCTAACGCTTCCCCGACGCCGGCCGATAGTCCCTCTCGTGACCACCCTGCAGGCCCCCGCACCGGATCTCCCGGTGTACGACTTCCGGCGGCCGACCACGCTCGCCCGCGAGCACTCGCGCGTGCTGGAGCTGGCGTTCGAGACGTTCGCGCGGCAGTGGGCGACGCAGCTGACCGCGAAGGTGCGCGTGCTGTCCCAGGTCACCTGCGAGAGCGTCGCGATGCAGACCTACGACGAGTACGCGGCCTCGCTGCCCGCGACGACCGCGATGGTGCTGTGCGAGCTGGAGGGGCAGGCGCCGAAGGGCGTCATCCAGTTCCCGACCGTCGCCGCGCTGTCGTGGGTGAACGCCATGCTCGGCGGCTCGGGAGTGCCCGTCGCCGAGGAGCGGACGTTCACCCAGATCGAGCACGCCCTCGTGCGCAAGCTCATGGACGACGCGCTGGAAGACCTCCGCTACTCGCTCGGCAGCCTCCTGGTCACGCCGATCTCGGTGGACGCCATCCAGTACAACTCCCAGTTCGCGCAGGCTGCGGCGACGACCGAGCTGATGATCGTCGCCGGGTTCCAGCTCCGGGTGGGCGAGTCCGCGGCGCCGGCGACGCTGGCGCTTCCGGCCTCGGTGCTGCTCGCGCAGCTGGGCGAGACCAATCCGACCTCGAGCGCCGAGAACGCCCGCGAGCTGGTGGACGCCCAGCTCGCGCGGGTGCCCGTCGACGTCTCCCTGCGGCTGACGCCCGCCGTCGTGAAGCCGAGCGTCGTGCTCGGGCTCGCCGTCGGCGACCTGCTGCCGCTGCCGCATCCGCAACACCGACCGTTCGACCTCGCCGTGGGGGGACACCCCGTGGCCGGCGCCGCACTGGGATCCAGCGGGTCCCGGCTCGCGTGCGTCATCGTCAAGACAGAGGACTGACCCATGAGCCCGACCATCGCATCCGGAACCGCCCTCTCGCTCGCGCAGGCCCAGACCGCCGCGGAGGCGCTCGCCGGCGTGCTCCCCACCGGGGCGCCGCTGACCGCTCTGCTGCACACCGCGGACGGATTCGCCGGCCTCACCGCGAACGCGGTCGTCGCGACCTTCGTCGGCGCCACCTCCGTGGACCTCGGCGTCGTGCTGCTGGAGGCCCCGTCGCTCGTCGACGAGGGCGCGGAGGGCGCGCCGGTCGTGGCGCTCCAGGACGTGCTGCAGCCGGCGCTCGAGGCGGCGAGCGACACCTTCGGCGCCGGCGTGCTGGACGACGCCCGCATGGAGGAGGCGGCCGAGCTCTTCGGCGACGCCGCCACGACCGTGTTCGAGCTGTCCGGCCCCGGCGGCGTGGCGGGCTGGTTCGCGGTGCGCGGCCGCGCCGGCATCCCGGAGCGCGCGACGAGCGGGGCGATCGCCGGCAAGCTGGCGCGCATCAGCAACGTGGAGATGGCGCTCACCGTCGAGATCGGCCGCACCAGGATGGCGGTGCGGGACGTGCTCGCGATGGAGCCCGGCGCGGTGATCGAGCTCGACCGCTCGGCCGGCTCGCCCGCCGACGTGCTCCTCAACGGCCGGCTGATCGCGCACGGGGAGATCGTCGTGATCGACCAGGACTACGCGGTCCGCATCACCAAGATCCTCGACGCCGCCGAAGACCTGGACTGACGCGCGGCATCGCGACTCAGCGGCGTCGCGACTCAGCGCCGCGGGGTCCAGCCGGGCGGGAGCGGGAACTCCAGCGCCGCGCGCTCGCGGTCGGCCTCCGCCGACCAGCCCTGAGCTGCGCCCTCGGCGTCGAAGCGGCCGCGCGCGACCCGGAAACCCAGGTCCTCGTGCTGCGTCCGCGGGGACCCGCCGCGCCGCACGGACGCCCGCACGCTCCAGGCGTCGTCGGCGAACCCGCCGCCGCGGAACACCCGGTAGTCGTCGTAGCGCGCGGGGTCGAGGTAGTCCCAGCACCACTCCCACACGTTCCCGAGCGTGTCGAACAGGCCGTTCAGATTGGGCAGCCGCCCGCCCACGTCGTGCGGCGCCCCGAGGCCGTCCGCGCTGGTCCAGGTGATCTCCGCCAACGGGCCGTAGTGCGGGCCGGTGGAGCCCGCGCGGCAGGCGTACTCCCACTCCGCCTCGGTGGGGAGGCGGTAGCCGTCGGAGTCGACGT of Leifsonia shinshuensis contains these proteins:
- a CDS encoding motility protein A; this translates as MDPATIIGIVLAFGAVVAMVTIEGAHLTSLVLPAPMVLVFGATIAVGIASGTLKDFLTAVKALPRAFRGKIEPPQKVIDQVVGLAEKARANGLLAMEQEADGIDDPFLKRALQNIADGTDGDELRVLLEDEIATRSKSDRVAAKFFSTMGGYAPTIGIIGTVVSLTHVLENLSKPAELGPMIASAFVATLWGLLSANFLWLPIGNRLRRLSELDVDRMTLLMEGVLAVQAGSQPRLLGERLRAMVPGGDGAKPAKAPKAVPAPEKEAA
- a CDS encoding formylglycine-generating enzyme family protein is translated as MEGADIELAYIPPGAVQLHDARLKRRWTVELESFELGVYPVTEEQVAELIGEPAAHPRRPATGISWLRAIRFCNAASEWEGLDPAYSVDGEEVTWHVDSDGYRLPTEAEWEYACRAGSTGPHYGPLAEITWTSADGLGAPHDVGGRLPNLNGLFDTLGNVWEWCWDYLDPARYDDYRVFRGGGFADDAWSVRASVRRGGSPRTQHEDLGFRVARGRFDAEGAAQGWSAEADRERAALEFPLPPGWTPRR
- the fliN gene encoding flagellar motor switch protein FliN, whose protein sequence is MSPTIASGTALSLAQAQTAAEALAGVLPTGAPLTALLHTADGFAGLTANAVVATFVGATSVDLGVVLLEAPSLVDEGAEGAPVVALQDVLQPALEAASDTFGAGVLDDARMEEAAELFGDAATTVFELSGPGGVAGWFAVRGRAGIPERATSGAIAGKLARISNVEMALTVEIGRTRMAVRDVLAMEPGAVIELDRSAGSPADVLLNGRLIAHGEIVVIDQDYAVRITKILDAAEDLD
- a CDS encoding flagellar motor protein MotB; translation: MSARRRKHEPEEEHENEERWMASYMDMVTVLMCMFIVLFAMSTVDAKKFEQLKNSLATGFGQVKTEKVDTATGVVVPPAHVKDNGSTTDFALAQQEAQNLQKLKDRIQASLTRDGLQNAVQMKIDARGLTIGLVGSSTFFDSNKADLSATAVHVLDDIGPVLAPEQYQVSIEGHADFRQPGAPFPTNWELSAGRATSVLRRLVEADGFPAERIAAVSYGSARPLANATGATAEDLAVNRRVDVVVLSSQPDRIRALIPQALQATTAPAAAG
- a CDS encoding flagellar FlbD family protein; translated protein: MIVVTRLNDSQFAVNPDLIERIHASPDTTLVMVDGAKFIVTESMAEVIEKIAAYRARVIALAHDLPASGPRPVPAPVPDQAAAPAVPLRARKK
- a CDS encoding FliM/FliN family flagellar motor switch protein; the protein is MTTLQAPAPDLPVYDFRRPTTLAREHSRVLELAFETFARQWATQLTAKVRVLSQVTCESVAMQTYDEYAASLPATTAMVLCELEGQAPKGVIQFPTVAALSWVNAMLGGSGVPVAEERTFTQIEHALVRKLMDDALEDLRYSLGSLLVTPISVDAIQYNSQFAQAAATTELMIVAGFQLRVGESAAPATLALPASVLLAQLGETNPTSSAENARELVDAQLARVPVDVSLRLTPAVVKPSVVLGLAVGDLLPLPHPQHRPFDLAVGGHPVAGAALGSSGSRLACVIVKTED